In Sulfolobales archaeon, one DNA window encodes the following:
- a CDS encoding M20/M25/M40 family metallo-hydrolase, whose product MEDLKSRILREVNRRRDELVEEVRKLLRMPSISGSGEGIKETASYLRDWISDRLGAQVTLLSYGGHPIVYGKLDVGAEKTVILYNMYDVQPVEPLELWESPPFEARIAGDRIIARGAFNTKGALMSSLIGIEILARMDRLPVNIIFALEGEEELGSPSMPKFVEDKFSELRRADLVYFAFPSERVRGKPTIVLGNKGIVFVELRCRVSRYDVHSSYSRGLYNPAAVLARIASHLIDPLEGPRIPWLEEKAIGPTEEDLKYLKDLEEASPAEELLQLYGVYRPRLRGREWYIAVHFKPTVNIDGFSSGYTGPGTKTITPGEAVMRLDFRLVPNIEPEDVIRGLEDLVKRLGLSDLVEISVKDAYTWSKTDPRSPYVEAAKKAYSDIGMKPYIIPILPGSAPSYLFTRRIGIPMITTGPGHGGRAHAPNEYITIDTIPGIASYTALYMLEVASVGR is encoded by the coding sequence ATGGAAGATCTTAAGTCCAGGATTTTGAGGGAGGTGAATAGGAGGAGGGATGAGCTTGTTGAAGAGGTTAGGAAGCTACTTAGAATGCCGAGCATATCTGGGAGTGGGGAGGGGATAAAGGAAACTGCCTCATATCTAAGGGATTGGATCTCTGATAGGCTTGGGGCACAGGTTACGCTTCTAAGCTATGGGGGTCATCCAATTGTATATGGGAAGCTAGATGTAGGGGCTGAGAAGACCGTTATATTATATAATATGTATGATGTCCAGCCTGTAGAGCCTCTAGAGCTCTGGGAGTCTCCACCATTCGAGGCTAGGATTGCTGGTGATAGGATTATAGCTAGGGGGGCTTTCAACACTAAGGGTGCCCTCATGAGCTCCCTGATTGGCATAGAGATTCTTGCTAGGATGGATAGGCTTCCTGTAAATATAATCTTTGCTTTAGAAGGTGAGGAGGAGCTTGGAAGCCCTTCCATGCCAAAGTTTGTTGAGGATAAGTTTTCAGAGCTTAGGAGAGCTGATCTAGTCTATTTCGCCTTCCCCTCCGAGAGGGTTAGGGGGAAGCCAACTATTGTTCTTGGTAACAAGGGTATAGTGTTTGTCGAGCTTAGATGCAGGGTTTCGAGGTACGATGTTCATAGTAGCTATAGCAGGGGTCTATATAACCCGGCAGCTGTTCTAGCTAGGATAGCATCTCACCTAATAGATCCTCTTGAGGGTCCGAGGATACCATGGCTTGAGGAGAAGGCTATAGGCCCGACGGAGGAGGATCTCAAGTACCTCAAGGATCTTGAGGAGGCATCTCCAGCTGAGGAGCTTCTACAGCTCTACGGGGTTTATAGGCCGAGGCTGAGGGGTAGGGAGTGGTATATAGCTGTTCACTTCAAGCCAACGGTTAATATAGATGGCTTCTCCTCAGGATATACAGGGCCTGGCACAAAGACTATAACCCCTGGCGAGGCTGTTATGAGACTTGACTTTAGGCTAGTCCCCAATATAGAGCCTGAGGATGTTATAAGGGGTCTGGAGGATCTTGTGAAGAGGCTGGGGCTATCCGATCTCGTTGAGATCAGCGTTAAAGATGCCTATACATGGAGCAAAACAGATCCTAGATCCCCCTATGTGGAGGCTGCTAAGAAAGCCTATAGCGATATCGGGATGAAGCCATATATAATACCCATCCTACCTGGATCAGCGCCAAGCTATCTCTTCACAAGGAGAATAGGGATCCCAATGATAACAACAGGCCCCGGACATGGGGGCAGAGCACATGCTCCCAACGAATATATAACGATAGATACAATCCCAGGCATTGCCAGCTACACAGCTCTCTACATGCTGGAGGTTGCTTCGGTGGGAAGATAG
- a CDS encoding winged helix-turn-helix transcriptional regulator, translated as MRLRDVFPLLSLSILVIMLSSINVAGDYRDQIDVAVRIEPPLVKYYINISSDESPISIAISIPEGQLICTASPEVRLQLISSSRYLAMIQGRGLLVCASTGIEITNGTLYATIYPIIVNGSAHNISEVWLPYYLVNTASSPNPAEVLPAQDSGYILRFGVNETIYIKVRIFPYPRELMKEASTLTTPTQNSHVTPNQEPITQILLYTGIGLLGGVIGYTSPKIARIVRSKMARRDLDKEIMDLLSKNPKGMSLSLISKTLNTPKSTTWKRLKRLVEEGLVEEFEGPGKGKLYRLKKKE; from the coding sequence TTGAGGCTTAGAGATGTTTTCCCCCTTCTATCCTTATCTATCCTGGTGATAATGCTTTCATCGATAAATGTAGCTGGGGATTATAGGGATCAGATAGATGTTGCCGTGAGAATAGAGCCTCCACTTGTGAAATACTATATAAATATATCCTCCGATGAAAGCCCTATATCGATTGCAATATCTATTCCAGAGGGACAGCTGATATGCACAGCCTCCCCAGAGGTTAGGCTACAGCTTATCTCAAGCTCTAGATATCTAGCAATGATCCAGGGGAGAGGGCTATTGGTATGTGCATCAACAGGCATTGAGATTACCAATGGAACTCTATACGCAACTATATACCCGATCATTGTTAATGGATCGGCACATAACATATCAGAGGTATGGCTCCCATACTACCTAGTTAACACAGCATCATCGCCAAATCCAGCCGAGGTTCTACCAGCACAGGACAGCGGCTACATACTCCGCTTCGGAGTAAACGAAACAATATATATAAAGGTAAGGATCTTCCCATATCCAAGGGAGCTTATGAAAGAAGCATCAACACTTACAACCCCCACCCAAAATAGCCATGTAACCCCTAATCAAGAACCTATAACCCAGATCCTCCTATACACGGGAATAGGGCTTTTAGGAGGAGTAATAGGCTACACATCCCCCAAAATAGCCAGGATCGTGAGATCTAAAATGGCTAGAAGGGATCTCGATAAAGAAATAATGGATCTTCTATCCAAGAATCCAAAAGGCATGTCGCTATCCCTCATATCAAAAACACTTAACACCCCAAAATCAACAACATGGAAAAGATTGAAAAGACTAGTCGAAGAAGGCTTGGTGGAAGAATTCGAAGGTCCGGGAAAGGGGAAGCTATATAGACTTAAGAAGAAGGAATAA
- a CDS encoding NAD(P)/FAD-dependent oxidoreductase, with product MGEILVVGGGFSGLLLASRIPGSEVFEENHSIGVPPHCTGLVSWDTIKIIGAPARESIVSSYRYIRVLNTAGEDMVILKPSQRIYKLDRILLEKLLAREAEDIGSKIHTRAKVLSVDLGGSVVIHGKGGFKRVAGSLVAIAEGSLNNISRKLGLSRKQDLLVGVQGYINISRDIDEEEILVFVDDRIFRGFFGWLVPLGDGEAIAGMASKLGDYTNMALRIYLLVLRRLGYLRGNDLRGAYGGLIVRGYPLMKHYRGRVIAIGDSAGFAKPFSGGGLYPASRQVEALIIALRRSEDEEALKRYSKLIRDEIRSLRLQWIATKAVEAIGIERAIKILAGLGIRSISMDYDHHEKVLPKLLLEVLAENR from the coding sequence TTGGGAGAGATCCTAGTGGTTGGGGGAGGCTTCTCAGGCCTCCTCCTAGCATCCAGAATCCCCGGCTCCGAGGTTTTCGAGGAGAACCATAGCATCGGGGTTCCGCCTCATTGCACCGGGCTTGTTAGCTGGGATACTATAAAGATCATAGGGGCTCCTGCTAGGGAGAGTATTGTCTCTAGCTATAGATATATAAGGGTTTTAAACACGGCGGGGGAGGATATGGTTATCCTCAAGCCTAGCCAGAGGATCTATAAGCTAGATAGGATCTTACTTGAAAAGCTCCTAGCTAGAGAGGCTGAGGATATAGGTTCGAAGATACATACTAGGGCAAAGGTTTTATCAGTAGATCTTGGGGGCAGCGTTGTTATCCATGGAAAAGGGGGGTTTAAAAGGGTGGCTGGATCTCTTGTAGCTATAGCAGAGGGCTCTCTAAACAATATCTCTAGGAAGCTTGGGCTATCGAGGAAACAAGATCTGTTAGTAGGTGTTCAAGGATATATAAATATATCTAGAGATATAGATGAAGAAGAGATACTTGTCTTCGTAGATGATAGGATCTTCAGGGGGTTCTTCGGATGGCTAGTACCTCTTGGCGATGGAGAGGCTATAGCTGGTATGGCCTCTAAGCTTGGAGACTACACCAATATGGCTCTAAGGATCTATCTATTAGTGCTTAGAAGGTTGGGATATCTAAGGGGTAATGATCTAAGAGGAGCATATGGGGGGCTAATTGTTAGAGGCTATCCACTTATGAAACACTATAGAGGCCGTGTAATAGCTATAGGAGACTCGGCCGGCTTCGCAAAACCCTTTAGCGGTGGAGGCCTATACCCAGCATCTAGGCAGGTTGAGGCTCTCATAATAGCCCTCAGGAGATCTGAGGATGAGGAGGCTCTTAAGAGATACTCTAAATTAATAAGAGATGAGATCAGATCTCTGAGGCTTCAATGGATAGCAACTAAAGCGGTAGAGGCTATAGGTATAGAGAGGGCTATTAAGATCCTCGCTGGGCTGGGGATCAGAAGCATATCTATGGATTACGATCATCATGAGAAGGTATTGCCCAAACTATTATTGGAAGTCTTAGCAGAAAACCGATGA
- a CDS encoding ABC transporter substrate-binding protein, translating into MRITGSILAIIMLIIGVIAGYAGGSIVSQPRPPQIATATVTVAQPQITTITQSIVQASYGLQGEIPIGALLPLSGAGASDGARMRVAVLMAQDDLNNFVKNLGIPVTFRVLIEDTATDPTTALNKLTSLYARGVRTSEGPYTSAELRAIRAYANSNKIVLCSQSTAADLALPDYAFRLPTNDLFQAKALARLVMDYGVKYTAIIYRNDPWGKGLADSFSSRFTALGGSIVGSPIPYDPTTSYFSSYVATLASIVRDAVTRYGAKNVAVVTMSFDEIVAILSASQGYPELMGITWFGTDVTAGNPKVISEVGVVAARVKLISTVFAVTSSPVYQALNQRYRAIGGGEDMGTYAATAYDCIWLIGLSILLAGKNDGEAIAKVFPQVASRYFGASGWTLLDENGDRAAGSYDIFAVTISDGKPTWIRVATWDSTTDKVTWITKI; encoded by the coding sequence TTGAGAATTACGGGATCTATATTGGCTATAATAATGCTTATAATAGGTGTGATAGCTGGATATGCCGGTGGATCTATAGTTAGCCAGCCCAGACCTCCACAGATAGCCACAGCTACTGTAACGGTGGCACAGCCACAGATAACCACCATAACACAGTCGATTGTCCAGGCATCGTATGGGCTCCAAGGCGAGATACCAATAGGCGCTCTCCTACCCCTAAGCGGAGCTGGTGCTAGTGATGGAGCTAGAATGAGGGTTGCGGTTCTAATGGCTCAGGATGATCTCAATAACTTCGTTAAAAACCTTGGAATACCGGTAACCTTCAGGGTTTTGATCGAAGATACAGCTACAGACCCTACCACGGCTCTTAACAAGCTCACATCACTCTATGCAAGGGGTGTTAGGACTTCTGAGGGTCCATATACGAGTGCCGAGTTAAGGGCTATAAGGGCATATGCCAATAGCAATAAGATAGTTCTCTGTAGCCAATCAACGGCAGCGGATCTCGCGCTGCCTGATTATGCGTTTAGGCTACCTACTAACGATCTCTTCCAAGCTAAAGCCCTAGCCAGGCTTGTTATGGATTACGGCGTTAAATATACCGCAATAATATATAGAAACGATCCTTGGGGGAAGGGTCTCGCCGATTCCTTCTCCTCTAGGTTCACAGCTCTTGGAGGATCTATTGTTGGATCACCTATACCATACGATCCCACCACATCATACTTCTCAAGTTATGTCGCAACCCTAGCCAGCATTGTTAGAGATGCTGTAACGAGATATGGTGCTAAGAACGTTGCAGTAGTCACCATGAGCTTCGACGAAATAGTAGCAATATTGAGCGCTTCACAGGGCTATCCAGAGCTCATGGGGATCACATGGTTTGGCACAGATGTAACCGCTGGCAACCCAAAGGTTATTTCAGAGGTTGGGGTGGTTGCTGCTAGAGTCAAGCTAATAAGCACAGTGTTTGCAGTAACCAGCAGCCCCGTATATCAGGCCCTCAACCAGAGATATAGGGCGATAGGGGGTGGGGAGGATATGGGTACATATGCAGCTACAGCCTATGACTGTATATGGCTCATAGGATTATCAATACTACTTGCAGGTAAGAATGATGGGGAAGCTATCGCAAAAGTCTTCCCCCAAGTAGCATCAAGATACTTCGGTGCAAGTGGGTGGACACTCCTAGATGAAAACGGAGATAGAGCTGCTGGGAGCTATGACATATTTGCTGTAACTATTAGCGATGGAAAGCCCACATGGATTAGAGTCGCTACATGGGACTCAACAACAGATAAAGTAACTTGGATCACAAAGATATAG
- a CDS encoding ABC transporter ATP-binding protein, with protein sequence MSKRYGNIAALDGIDLEVPRGSLYSLLGPNGAGKSTLIRILVGLIRQDRGYIEILGLDPRSRHSEVMSRIGYVPELPSFPDFMSGEEYLRLTADLYGLGRDSRTRISEVLSLVGLEKASKRKIGTYSKGMIQRLAIAQAILPEPELLILDEPLMGIDPEARIQFKDLFVRLARDGKTILYSSHILEEVERISTHIAIINRGRIVASGTREEVESILRGDKEIEITLYNEIPGVSRFIEEVDGVKKVETIGNKIKIYIRGDGDDMIIRKRIYEVIRDSGGYIIEMRLNRASIEDLFLRAIEKTS encoded by the coding sequence GTGTCTAAGAGATATGGGAATATAGCTGCTTTAGATGGTATAGATCTAGAGGTTCCCAGAGGATCTCTCTATAGCCTTTTAGGCCCTAACGGGGCTGGTAAGAGCACCCTTATAAGGATCCTTGTTGGGCTTATAAGACAGGATAGAGGTTATATAGAGATCCTAGGATTAGATCCGCGGTCTAGGCATTCGGAGGTGATGTCCAGAATAGGCTATGTACCCGAGCTCCCATCCTTCCCCGATTTTATGAGTGGTGAGGAGTATCTAAGACTAACAGCTGATCTATATGGTCTTGGAAGAGATTCTAGGACTAGGATCTCTGAGGTTCTATCCCTTGTAGGGCTTGAAAAGGCTTCTAAAAGAAAGATCGGTACATATAGCAAGGGGATGATCCAGAGGCTCGCCATTGCACAAGCAATACTCCCAGAGCCAGAGCTTTTAATACTGGATGAACCCCTCATGGGTATAGATCCTGAGGCGAGGATACAGTTCAAAGATCTATTTGTTAGGCTTGCTAGAGATGGGAAGACAATACTATATTCATCCCATATACTCGAGGAGGTGGAGAGGATCAGCACCCACATAGCTATAATAAACAGGGGTAGAATCGTTGCCTCCGGTACTAGGGAGGAGGTTGAATCAATATTGAGGGGCGATAAGGAGATTGAGATAACCCTTTACAATGAGATCCCAGGGGTTTCAAGGTTTATAGAGGAGGTTGATGGTGTTAAAAAGGTGGAGACTATAGGGAATAAGATTAAAATCTATATAAGAGGCGATGGAGATGATATGATCATTAGGAAGAGGATCTACGAGGTGATCAGGGATTCAGGGGGCTATATAATTGAGATGAGGCTTAACAGAGCGTCCATCGAGGATCTATTTCTACGCGCTATTGAGAAGACTTCCTAG
- the thiM gene encoding hydroxyethylthiazole kinase, which produces MKIYGSDIYRDLIEIKNKRPLIHHIMNYVVMNDAANVTLAIGASPIMAHAIEEVEELAAVADAIYINIGTLDSHWIPSMIALAKAASRNKKPLILDPVGAGATRLRTETTIRILREAEVTILKGNGGEIAAIAGSRGLVKGVDSLGEATIDVAEKVAREFSTTVFASGPIDIISDGSRYAEVRGGSELSRYVTGMGCMLGSIVSAFAAVNKDPLRASIDGSVFFKRAAELASRRAREPGSFKVELINAIYYISLDHLRDVEVEIRSRKSSQ; this is translated from the coding sequence TTGAAGATATATGGTTCAGATATATATAGGGATCTTATTGAGATCAAGAATAAAAGACCCCTGATACACCATATAATGAACTATGTTGTTATGAATGACGCTGCAAATGTAACCCTTGCTATAGGTGCTTCACCAATAATGGCACACGCGATCGAGGAGGTTGAAGAGCTCGCTGCCGTCGCGGATGCTATCTATATAAACATAGGTACGCTAGATAGCCATTGGATACCATCGATGATCGCTCTTGCTAAGGCTGCCTCTAGGAATAAGAAGCCTCTGATCCTAGATCCTGTTGGTGCAGGTGCTACTAGACTTAGAACAGAGACTACCATAAGGATCTTGAGGGAGGCTGAGGTAACCATCCTCAAGGGTAATGGGGGTGAAATAGCAGCTATAGCAGGTAGCAGGGGTCTTGTTAAGGGTGTAGACTCCCTTGGCGAGGCCACCATCGATGTAGCTGAGAAGGTTGCGAGAGAGTTCAGCACAACGGTGTTTGCATCAGGCCCTATAGATATTATCTCAGATGGCTCGAGGTATGCTGAGGTTAGAGGAGGTTCGGAGCTCTCTAGATATGTGACTGGTATGGGCTGTATGCTGGGATCTATAGTATCTGCGTTCGCAGCGGTGAATAAAGATCCTCTGAGGGCTTCTATAGACGGCTCTGTTTTCTTTAAAAGGGCTGCCGAGCTGGCCTCTAGAAGGGCTAGAGAGCCTGGGAGTTTTAAGGTTGAGCTTATAAACGCTATATACTATATAAGCCTAGATCATTTGAGGGATGTTGAGGTTGAGATAAGATCTAGGAAGTCTTCTCAATAG
- the gcvH gene encoding glycine cleavage system protein GcvH — protein MEEVVVKGYRVPKNLLYTETDEWVRIEGDIAVVGITDYAQKKLKNIIGVELPQKGSRVRKGDSVGVIESIKAVADLYAPVSGEVVEVNERLREEPELINHEPYSGGWIFKIRLLNRDEVRDLLNYEKYSEKISRE, from the coding sequence ATGGAAGAGGTTGTTGTGAAAGGCTATAGAGTGCCTAAGAACCTCCTATACACAGAGACAGATGAGTGGGTCAGGATCGAGGGTGACATAGCAGTAGTGGGGATCACGGACTATGCGCAGAAGAAGCTTAAAAACATAATAGGTGTTGAGCTACCCCAGAAAGGCTCTAGAGTTAGGAAGGGAGATTCGGTAGGGGTTATAGAGAGTATAAAGGCTGTTGCGGACCTCTACGCCCCGGTCTCGGGGGAGGTTGTAGAGGTTAACGAGAGGCTTAGGGAGGAGCCCGAGCTTATAAACCACGAGCCATATAGCGGGGGCTGGATCTTCAAGATAAGGCTATTGAATAGAGATGAGGTTAGAGACCTGCTGAATTATGAGAAATACTCAGAGAAGATCTCGAGGGAATAG
- a CDS encoding DUF373 family protein, which yields MRRGLEKTPESIVIVVIDYDDDLGRAGLETPIIGVKRVSEAAYSYALARPEDSDVNALFAAIKIYREMEEQGYKVEIAAISGDQRGGLRAVERIRSQLIDVINAVGAKAAIIVSDGGEDEKIIPVIESIIPIYYVKTVVIEQSRSVEQTYILIWRYIRKILEEPRLSRIAIGYPGFLLVLIGVMALFNLLQQALLIAVIFLGLVMIVRGFNLEDVFINMWRRNPSGVILTGMGIAVLAIAIMLTWFSLLSSYQTYQRDFKIVGALLENLSWLYGLSIALPVLGLVVRRVLARSIKAWRPGMALIVIVMFSVLLRDIGAVLVSLPDNAGTKEIIDAMWGSNAFQSLLLIVAAILIASSLLQFAERVVRRTKAGRKRQ from the coding sequence GTGAGGAGAGGGTTGGAGAAAACCCCTGAGAGTATAGTGATTGTGGTTATAGATTATGACGATGATCTGGGAAGGGCTGGGCTAGAAACCCCCATAATCGGGGTTAAAAGGGTTTCCGAGGCAGCATATAGCTATGCCCTTGCAAGGCCTGAGGACTCGGATGTAAACGCTCTATTCGCAGCGATAAAGATCTATAGGGAAATGGAGGAACAGGGCTATAAAGTAGAGATCGCAGCCATATCAGGCGATCAGAGGGGTGGTTTAAGAGCTGTTGAGAGGATAAGGAGCCAGCTTATAGATGTTATCAATGCGGTAGGTGCTAAGGCAGCTATAATAGTCTCCGATGGCGGCGAGGATGAAAAGATAATTCCTGTGATAGAATCTATAATACCTATATATTATGTAAAAACAGTTGTTATAGAGCAGTCTAGATCTGTTGAGCAGACATATATACTGATCTGGAGGTATATTAGGAAGATCCTTGAGGAGCCGAGGCTCTCCAGAATCGCTATAGGCTATCCAGGCTTTCTCCTAGTACTCATAGGGGTTATGGCTTTATTCAACCTTCTTCAGCAGGCGCTGCTAATAGCAGTTATATTCCTCGGACTTGTAATGATTGTGAGGGGCTTTAACCTAGAGGATGTCTTCATCAATATGTGGAGGAGAAATCCCAGCGGGGTAATTCTAACAGGAATGGGGATAGCGGTTCTAGCAATAGCTATAATGCTAACATGGTTCAGCCTCCTATCGAGCTACCAGACATACCAGAGGGATTTCAAGATAGTAGGGGCATTACTCGAGAACCTCTCATGGCTATACGGCCTATCAATAGCCCTCCCAGTTCTCGGATTAGTTGTGAGGAGAGTCCTGGCTAGATCTATAAAGGCTTGGAGACCAGGGATGGCACTTATAGTGATAGTGATGTTCTCAGTACTGTTAAGAGATATAGGAGCGGTACTAGTATCCCTACCAGATAACGCTGGTACAAAAGAGATAATAGATGCTATGTGGGGTAGCAACGCATTCCAAAGCCTCCTACTAATTGTAGCAGCTATCTTGATTGCATCATCGCTACTCCAATTCGCAGAGAGGGTTGTTAGAAGGACTAAAGCTGGTAGAAAGAGGCAATAA